One Nitrospira sp. DNA window includes the following coding sequences:
- a CDS encoding anthranilate phosphoribosyltransferase codes for MPIQDYLAKIAQGPKVSKDLTWDESKQAMKLLIEGGVTPAQVGAFLIAMRFKMESVTELAAFTATARQYVPPLSIPKSLALVDVPTYAGKQDTFHALIAAAIVATASGAAVLMHGYDGIPGRPGSAGVLKAMGVPIDLEPKVAAEELTKKGFAYLDIGLYHPPIYRFLEMRQELGVRNMFHPIARLLNPGRASAQVVGLSHPPHFEKTAEVLRMLACPRGFVIRGVEGDPELSGAAATRVLELRDERITPLGITPKDFGMGLCTSREMAGFPPDQRDKEADLLRRLIQNQVPGGQKDWVLMNAAMLLYAAGKGTSLPACLPIARAALEGGAAARKLDELVQAPLAAGKRA; via the coding sequence ATGCCAATTCAAGACTATCTCGCAAAAATTGCTCAAGGCCCCAAGGTTTCGAAGGATCTGACGTGGGACGAATCCAAACAGGCCATGAAGCTTCTCATCGAGGGCGGGGTGACTCCGGCTCAGGTCGGGGCTTTTCTGATTGCCATGCGGTTCAAAATGGAGTCGGTCACGGAGCTGGCGGCGTTTACCGCGACCGCGCGCCAATATGTGCCGCCTCTGTCGATTCCGAAGTCGTTGGCGTTGGTGGATGTGCCGACCTATGCCGGCAAACAGGATACGTTTCACGCGCTCATTGCGGCGGCCATTGTCGCGACAGCCAGCGGGGCGGCGGTGTTGATGCATGGCTACGATGGCATCCCCGGCCGTCCCGGGAGCGCCGGGGTGTTGAAAGCCATGGGCGTCCCTATCGATCTGGAGCCCAAAGTGGCGGCGGAGGAATTGACGAAGAAGGGCTTCGCCTATCTCGACATTGGCCTCTACCATCCGCCGATCTACCGGTTTTTGGAAATGCGTCAGGAATTGGGCGTGCGCAATATGTTTCATCCCATCGCGCGGCTGCTCAATCCGGGACGCGCGTCCGCGCAAGTGGTCGGATTGTCCCATCCGCCGCATTTCGAAAAGACCGCCGAGGTGCTCCGCATGCTGGCCTGTCCGCGCGGATTCGTGATCCGCGGGGTCGAGGGAGATCCGGAATTGTCCGGCGCCGCGGCGACCCGGGTGCTGGAATTGCGTGATGAGCGCATCACCCCGCTGGGCATTACCCCGAAGGATTTCGGCATGGGCCTCTGTACCTCCCGCGAGATGGCCGGGTTCCCGCCGGATCAGCGGGACAAGGAAGCGGATCTTTTGCGGCGGTTGATTCAGAATCAGGTGCCGGGTGGACAAAAAGATTGGGTGCTCATGAACGCGGCGATGCTGCTCTATGCCGCCGGAAAGGGGACGTCGCTGCCGGCTTGCTTGCCGATCGCCCGCGCGGCCCTCGAAGGCGGCGCGGCGGCGCGCAAGCTGGATGAGCTGGTGCAGGCGCCGCTTGCGGCAGGCAAGCGGGCATAA
- a CDS encoding Mrp/NBP35 family ATP-binding protein, whose amino-acid sequence MAPEKDLKAILGKLKYSDDAKVVQQITEQTKQVHARMAGIKYKIAVMSGKGGVGKSMTTVNLALAFARQGGRVGLLDVDLNGPCVPRMLGLHGQTLTMTPAGAIPPVGPLGLKVASMDFFLGDASPVRWKGPMDVSPVWLGLMEMNVIREFLADVIWGELDYLLADLPPGAAADKPPVIAGFIPDLAGAIVVTTPSEVASDVVQKSVTYARDMGIKVLGIVENMSEYRCPSCGEVNELFEGNTEAMCEALDLPLLGRVPFDRKLARTFDKGQPLLDETYPTIQRYQEIAGRIRTLLDYKKVLADKL is encoded by the coding sequence ATGGCTCCTGAAAAGGACCTCAAAGCCATCCTCGGCAAGCTCAAATATTCGGACGACGCCAAGGTCGTTCAGCAGATTACCGAGCAAACCAAGCAGGTGCATGCCCGTATGGCGGGCATTAAATACAAGATCGCCGTGATGAGCGGGAAGGGCGGCGTTGGCAAGAGTATGACGACCGTCAACCTGGCCCTGGCCTTTGCCCGCCAGGGAGGCAGGGTCGGACTGCTCGATGTGGATTTGAACGGTCCCTGTGTGCCTCGCATGCTGGGCCTGCACGGCCAAACCCTGACCATGACGCCTGCCGGAGCTATTCCTCCCGTTGGTCCGCTGGGCTTGAAAGTGGCGTCGATGGACTTCTTTCTCGGCGACGCGTCGCCGGTCCGGTGGAAGGGGCCAATGGACGTCAGTCCGGTCTGGCTCGGGCTGATGGAAATGAATGTTATCCGGGAGTTTCTCGCCGACGTGATCTGGGGCGAGCTGGATTACCTGCTGGCCGACCTGCCTCCTGGCGCCGCCGCGGATAAGCCGCCGGTGATTGCGGGATTTATCCCGGACTTGGCTGGGGCGATTGTCGTGACGACGCCGTCGGAAGTGGCGTCCGACGTGGTGCAGAAATCGGTGACGTATGCCCGTGACATGGGGATCAAGGTCCTCGGCATCGTCGAAAATATGAGCGAGTACCGCTGTCCGTCCTGTGGTGAAGTCAACGAGCTGTTTGAAGGCAATACCGAAGCGATGTGCGAGGCGCTCGACCTTCCGCTCCTCGGGAGGGTTCCGTTCGATCGGAAACTCGCCCGCACGTTTGACAAGGGCCAGCCGCTGCTCGACGAAACCTATCCGACCATTCAACGGTATCAAGAAATCGCCGGTCGTATCCGCACCTTGCTCGATTACAAGAAGGTGTTAGCGGATAAGCTGTAA
- a CDS encoding GTP-binding protein yields MSLENVPSKPSENLNIVIVGHVDHGKSTLLGRLYADTGSLPDGKLEKVQAICRQQGKEFEYAFLFDAFLEEQEQGITIDTARTFFIWKGRQYIIIDAPGHKEFLKNMISGAARAEAALLLIDALEGVKEQSKKHGYLLSLLGVRQFAVVVNKMDLVGYRQDVFDGIEKEYREFLGQFKAVPERIIPVSAKMGDNIANRSDKMPWYTGPTVLDTLSLFKKEPPRSQQPLRLPVQDVYKFDARRIITGRITAGTLRVGDHLVFSPSNKRANISSIEAFNVDPPLTESHAGQSVGITLDEQIFVERGEVATHQETLPLVSTAFRANVFWLGKRPLERGRKYQLRVATKEVDCEVSAIHRIIDTMDLAQQQGSATVNKNQVAELTLRTKAPVAFDLSASFEATGRFVLVDEYDIAGGGIVTELVHDDQESLREEARRRDFAWVKGEVGVEDRAQQYGHRPAIVLFTGGRHTGKSFLAKKLETRLVADGRHAYLLDGENLRRGLDADLSEEERGQTDEMARRYGEVARLLIDTGLIVVSTTNPFGLAYKDAAQAIRTLVHPAPVIAVHMTKTNEEPPPNTDIVLSGPTDFDAATKQIMDELKKRGVLAQAIGAKPTFQYSI; encoded by the coding sequence ATGAGTTTAGAAAATGTTCCCTCGAAGCCATCTGAAAATCTAAACATCGTCATTGTCGGGCATGTCGATCATGGCAAGTCCACGCTGTTGGGCCGGCTCTATGCCGACACCGGCTCATTGCCCGACGGCAAATTGGAGAAGGTGCAGGCCATCTGCCGCCAGCAAGGCAAGGAATTTGAGTACGCCTTTTTGTTTGATGCCTTCCTTGAAGAGCAGGAACAAGGCATTACAATCGATACCGCGCGGACGTTCTTCATCTGGAAGGGGCGCCAGTACATCATCATCGATGCCCCGGGCCATAAAGAGTTTCTCAAGAACATGATCTCCGGAGCGGCGCGGGCGGAAGCGGCGCTGCTCTTGATCGATGCCCTTGAGGGAGTGAAGGAGCAGTCGAAGAAGCACGGGTATCTGCTCTCCTTGCTCGGCGTGCGCCAGTTCGCCGTGGTCGTCAATAAGATGGATCTCGTCGGGTATCGGCAGGATGTCTTTGACGGGATCGAAAAAGAGTACCGGGAGTTTCTCGGGCAGTTCAAGGCGGTGCCGGAGCGGATCATCCCGGTCAGCGCCAAGATGGGCGACAACATCGCCAATCGCAGCGACAAGATGCCTTGGTACACCGGCCCGACGGTGCTGGACACATTGAGCCTTTTCAAGAAAGAGCCGCCACGGTCGCAGCAGCCGCTGCGGCTGCCGGTGCAAGACGTCTATAAGTTCGATGCCCGACGGATCATCACGGGCCGTATTACGGCCGGCACCTTGAGGGTTGGCGACCATCTCGTGTTTTCTCCCTCGAACAAGCGCGCCAATATCAGTTCCATAGAAGCCTTCAATGTCGATCCGCCTCTCACGGAGTCGCACGCCGGGCAATCGGTCGGGATTACGCTCGATGAGCAGATCTTTGTGGAGCGTGGAGAAGTGGCTACGCATCAGGAGACGCTGCCGCTGGTGTCCACCGCGTTCCGCGCGAATGTGTTTTGGCTGGGGAAGCGTCCGCTGGAACGGGGCCGGAAGTATCAATTGCGCGTGGCGACCAAAGAGGTGGACTGCGAAGTCTCGGCGATCCACCGCATCATCGATACGATGGACTTGGCCCAACAGCAAGGGAGCGCGACCGTCAATAAGAACCAGGTGGCAGAGCTCACCTTGCGCACGAAGGCGCCGGTGGCGTTTGATCTCTCCGCCTCGTTTGAAGCCACCGGCCGGTTTGTCTTGGTTGACGAGTATGACATTGCCGGCGGCGGTATTGTGACGGAGCTGGTGCATGACGATCAGGAATCGCTCCGTGAAGAGGCCCGCCGCAGAGACTTTGCCTGGGTGAAGGGCGAGGTCGGCGTGGAAGATCGTGCGCAGCAGTATGGCCACCGCCCCGCGATTGTGCTGTTTACCGGAGGGCGGCATACGGGGAAATCCTTCCTCGCCAAAAAGCTGGAAACGCGGCTGGTCGCGGATGGGCGCCACGCCTACTTGCTCGACGGGGAAAATCTACGGCGCGGGCTCGATGCCGACCTGTCCGAGGAAGAGCGTGGGCAGACCGACGAGATGGCACGGCGCTACGGCGAGGTGGCCCGTCTCTTGATCGACACCGGGTTGATCGTGGTGTCGACCACCAATCCGTTCGGTCTTGCATATAAAGATGCGGCCCAAGCGATCAGAACGCTGGTTCACCCGGCTCCCGTGATTGCCGTTCACATGACCAAAACGAACGAAGAGCCGCCACCGAACACCGACATCGTTTTGAGCGGACCGACCGATTTCGATGCGGCCACGAAACAAATTATGGACGAGCTCAAGAAGCGGGGAGTGCTGGCTCAGGCGATCGGCGCCAAGCCGACCTTCCAATACTCGATTTAG
- the cysD gene encoding sulfate adenylyltransferase subunit CysD yields MKHLRQLEDQSVYILREAYKHFDNLGMLWSMGKDSTVLLWLARKAFFGHVPFPLLHVDTSYKIPAMIEYRDRLAREWRLDLVVGQNKEALAAGMNPSMGRVACCTALKTNGLKQLIEQKGYTGIILGVRADEEGTRAKERYFSPRDKHGDWDFRDQPPELWDQYKTSFPPGTHIRIHPLLDWTEINIWEYIKYENIPFIDLYLDKGDGTRYRSLGCAPCTTPIKSTAKTVDDIIDELRRTTVAERSGRAQDEGRGMELLRKDGYM; encoded by the coding sequence GTGAAACATCTTCGGCAATTGGAAGATCAAAGCGTCTACATTCTTCGAGAAGCCTACAAACATTTCGACAATCTGGGGATGCTCTGGTCGATGGGCAAGGATTCCACGGTCCTGCTCTGGCTCGCGCGCAAGGCGTTTTTCGGGCATGTGCCCTTCCCCTTGCTGCATGTCGACACGAGCTACAAAATTCCCGCCATGATCGAATATCGCGACCGGCTGGCGCGTGAGTGGCGGCTGGATCTGGTCGTCGGGCAAAACAAGGAAGCCTTGGCGGCGGGAATGAACCCGTCGATGGGACGGGTGGCCTGCTGCACGGCGCTCAAGACGAACGGGTTGAAGCAGCTGATCGAACAGAAGGGCTATACCGGGATCATCCTCGGGGTGCGGGCCGACGAAGAAGGGACGCGGGCGAAAGAACGGTATTTCTCGCCACGCGACAAGCATGGCGACTGGGATTTCCGCGATCAGCCGCCGGAGCTCTGGGATCAGTACAAGACCTCGTTCCCACCCGGCACGCATATCCGCATCCATCCGTTGCTGGATTGGACCGAGATCAACATCTGGGAATACATCAAGTACGAGAACATTCCGTTCATCGACTTGTATCTCGACAAGGGCGACGGGACGCGCTATCGCAGCCTCGGCTGTGCTCCCTGCACGACCCCGATCAAGTCGACGGCGAAGACGGTGGACGACATCATCGACGAATTGCGCCGCACGACGGTGGCTGAGCGGTCAGGCCGCGCGCAGGACGAAGGGCGCGGGATGGAGTTACTGCGGAAGGACGGGTACATGTAG
- a CDS encoding phosphoadenylyl-sulfate reductase codes for MTRLGSPEMIAELKRVSDAFESRQPQDLLAEAVKRFAPKIVVACSFGAEDVVLVDMVHRIDPSIPLFYLDTDFLFPETYATRDRIVERYGLKPEQVIQVKSLLTPEQQAAQYGQALWSTEPDRCCQLRKVEPLTRVLKGFDAWITGIRRDQSPTRANAAVIEWDSKFQLVKVNPLARWTWAEVWTYIKVYEVPYNPLHDQNYPSIGCTYCTAPVAPGEDPRAGRWKNFTKTECGLHKT; via the coding sequence ATGACTAGGCTTGGAAGTCCGGAGATGATTGCGGAATTGAAACGCGTGAGCGACGCGTTCGAGTCCCGGCAGCCGCAAGACCTGTTGGCGGAAGCGGTCAAGCGGTTTGCGCCGAAGATCGTTGTGGCCTGCAGTTTTGGCGCAGAGGATGTGGTGCTGGTCGATATGGTGCATCGCATCGATCCATCGATCCCGCTGTTCTACTTGGATACGGATTTTCTCTTTCCTGAAACCTATGCGACGCGGGACCGGATCGTTGAACGGTATGGGCTCAAGCCCGAGCAGGTGATTCAGGTGAAGTCGCTGCTGACGCCGGAGCAGCAGGCGGCGCAATATGGCCAGGCGCTCTGGTCCACAGAGCCGGATCGCTGTTGCCAGTTGCGGAAAGTGGAGCCGCTCACGCGCGTGCTCAAAGGCTTCGATGCCTGGATCACCGGCATCCGTCGGGATCAATCCCCGACAAGGGCGAATGCGGCGGTGATCGAGTGGGACAGCAAATTTCAATTGGTGAAGGTGAATCCCTTGGCTCGCTGGACCTGGGCCGAGGTCTGGACGTACATCAAGGTCTATGAAGTGCCGTACAATCCCTTGCACGATCAGAATTATCCCAGCATCGGATGTACGTATTGCACGGCGCCTGTGGCGCCGGGTGAAGATCCGCGTGCCGGCCGGTGGAAGAATTTTACAAAAACGGAGTGCGGACTACACAAAACGTAA
- a CDS encoding sulfurtransferase TusA family protein codes for MSPQEQLIVPEIKTIPIPAAILEEIETFENEAMKTLAGEVSNDLFKPFRLQYGIYGQRQPGVQMVRIKIPFGGISANQLRRVAELADRYATGVGHVTTRQDIQMHFVELKDVPTIMRSLAEVGLTTREACANTVRNVTACHLAGVCQGEVFDVTPYAKTVAYHLLRNPLNQSLPRKFKIALSGCKQDCALTPIHDVGLLAAKRADGVIGFRMVAGGGLGSAPRMAQVLREFTPMEELLPSIEAVIKVFDTLGNRKNRNKARMKFVIEKLGFDEFKRRWEAAYESMGYKKPSHEPIKLLSYADEPTPLIMPTRNGSGPATANGNGHANGIGHETPFQMWKRTNVVKQRQSGYVTAAIKLFMGDLTSEQMLCVADLADRYANGNIRTTINQNMVIRWIPETQIESLYMDLAAQGLSDPGAELVEDIIACPGTDTCGLGITSSKGLARALGEVFPAGRVPEDLSDVSIKISGCHNSCAQHHISTIGLHGVGKRLGDHVAPHYELHLGGQVDGTPKIGQMTVKLPAKAVPAALSHLVTVYRRDRLPNENLSAFIARAGKIKLKDELIPYTIVPAFQDDPTFYYDWEGESEFILEDLGPGECAGGALEMIENGILEADQELYQAKILVEKHQYSVSVNKSYRAVLAAAKAMLVTEGLDPSTDSEIFLEFEQRLAAKGVVPAIYRSLGKQVGDLGPKDTTAQSALAKMEFAKGFVEACRAATEQMGKDLKLAPVTEAPDSQKETVVPAAPVQAAVAPVASVPTGAPVYDLRGVACPLNYVKTKLKLEMMDAGEKLEVWLDAGEPIKNVPMSLKNDGHKVLLQEALEPEAAHYRVLVEKVEG; via the coding sequence ATGAGCCCTCAGGAACAATTGATCGTGCCGGAGATTAAGACGATTCCAATTCCGGCGGCCATTCTCGAAGAAATCGAAACGTTTGAGAACGAGGCGATGAAGACCTTGGCCGGCGAGGTCTCTAATGATCTCTTCAAGCCATTCCGGCTGCAGTACGGGATATACGGTCAGCGACAGCCCGGTGTGCAGATGGTCCGGATCAAGATCCCCTTCGGCGGAATCTCCGCGAATCAATTGCGGCGGGTTGCCGAACTGGCGGACCGCTATGCGACCGGGGTCGGTCATGTGACCACGCGCCAGGACATTCAGATGCACTTTGTCGAATTGAAGGACGTTCCCACGATCATGCGCAGCCTTGCCGAAGTGGGCCTGACCACCCGCGAAGCCTGCGCGAACACCGTGAGAAACGTCACGGCCTGCCATCTGGCCGGGGTGTGCCAGGGGGAGGTGTTCGACGTGACGCCTTATGCCAAAACTGTCGCATACCATCTGCTCCGCAATCCGCTGAATCAAAGTCTGCCGAGGAAATTCAAAATCGCCTTGTCTGGATGCAAGCAGGATTGCGCGCTCACGCCGATTCACGATGTGGGCTTGCTCGCGGCCAAGCGGGCCGATGGTGTGATCGGTTTCCGCATGGTGGCGGGCGGCGGGTTGGGATCAGCTCCCCGGATGGCGCAAGTCCTGCGGGAATTTACTCCGATGGAAGAACTGCTCCCGAGCATCGAAGCGGTCATTAAGGTATTCGACACGCTGGGGAACCGGAAGAATCGCAATAAAGCCCGTATGAAATTCGTGATCGAGAAGCTCGGCTTCGACGAGTTCAAGCGGCGCTGGGAAGCGGCCTATGAATCGATGGGCTATAAGAAGCCGTCGCACGAGCCGATCAAACTGCTTTCCTATGCCGATGAGCCGACGCCTTTGATCATGCCGACTCGCAACGGATCCGGGCCTGCCACGGCAAACGGGAATGGTCATGCCAATGGCATTGGGCATGAGACGCCGTTTCAGATGTGGAAGCGCACGAACGTGGTCAAGCAACGGCAGTCTGGTTATGTCACGGCGGCGATCAAGCTCTTTATGGGAGACCTGACGTCGGAGCAAATGCTCTGCGTTGCGGATCTTGCCGATCGCTACGCCAATGGGAATATCCGCACCACGATCAATCAGAATATGGTGATCCGGTGGATTCCTGAGACGCAGATTGAATCACTGTATATGGACCTTGCCGCGCAGGGCTTGTCCGATCCGGGCGCCGAGCTCGTCGAAGACATCATTGCCTGCCCCGGCACCGATACCTGTGGCCTGGGCATTACCTCATCCAAGGGGCTTGCGCGCGCCTTGGGCGAAGTGTTTCCGGCGGGCCGCGTACCTGAAGACCTGTCGGATGTCAGCATTAAGATTAGCGGCTGCCACAATTCCTGTGCGCAGCACCATATCTCGACCATTGGACTCCATGGGGTCGGGAAACGGCTGGGCGACCATGTTGCGCCGCATTATGAATTGCATCTTGGCGGCCAGGTCGATGGCACGCCCAAGATCGGACAGATGACCGTCAAGCTGCCGGCGAAAGCCGTTCCGGCGGCGCTGTCGCACCTCGTCACGGTGTATCGGCGTGACCGGCTCCCGAACGAAAATCTGTCCGCTTTCATTGCGCGAGCGGGGAAGATCAAGCTGAAGGATGAACTGATTCCCTACACCATCGTCCCAGCCTTTCAAGACGATCCCACCTTTTACTATGACTGGGAGGGGGAGTCGGAATTCATCTTGGAGGATTTAGGGCCTGGCGAGTGCGCAGGCGGTGCGCTGGAAATGATCGAGAACGGGATCCTCGAAGCGGATCAGGAACTGTATCAGGCCAAAATACTGGTCGAAAAGCATCAATATTCCGTGTCGGTCAATAAATCCTATCGGGCGGTGTTGGCGGCGGCGAAGGCCATGTTGGTGACCGAAGGCCTGGATCCCTCGACGGACTCGGAAATCTTCCTGGAGTTCGAGCAACGGCTGGCCGCCAAAGGCGTGGTGCCGGCCATCTATCGGAGTCTGGGGAAGCAGGTTGGAGATTTAGGCCCCAAGGATACGACGGCGCAATCTGCTCTGGCCAAGATGGAATTTGCCAAGGGATTTGTCGAGGCCTGCCGGGCCGCGACCGAGCAGATGGGGAAAGATTTGAAGCTTGCGCCAGTGACAGAAGCGCCGGATTCTCAGAAGGAGACGGTTGTGCCCGCGGCTCCTGTGCAGGCTGCCGTCGCACCCGTGGCTTCCGTGCCTACCGGCGCGCCGGTCTATGACCTCCGTGGGGTGGCCTGTCCGTTGAACTACGTGAAGACGAAGCTGAAGCTCGAAATGATGGACGCCGGTGAGAAGCTGGAAGTGTGGCTGGATGCGGGTGAACCGATCAAGAACGTGCCAATGAGTCTGAAAAACGATGGGCACAAGGTATTGCTGCAGGAAGCGCTGGAGCCGGAGGCCGCCCATTACCGTGTATTGGTCGAAAAGGTTGAAGGCTGA
- a CDS encoding YebC/PmpR family DNA-binding transcriptional regulator yields MGGHSHWATIKRHKGAQDAKRGKIFTRIIRELTIASRSGGDPDGNPRLRLAIAKAKEANMPGDTMKKAIQRGTGELPGVTYEEFALEGYGPGGTAVFLEITSDNRNRTVAEIRSLFTKNHGNMAEAGAVAWQFHKKGLITIEKGKVDEDTLLTLALDAGAEDVKVGEKNFEVITDSHDFEAVKKALTDAKIESSSAEITYIPQNTVHLEEKDAEQMLRLMEVMDEHDDVQKVHANFDISDEIMEKIAAAVAG; encoded by the coding sequence ATGGGTGGCCATAGTCATTGGGCGACGATTAAGCGGCACAAAGGCGCGCAAGACGCCAAGCGCGGAAAGATTTTCACGCGCATTATTCGAGAGCTGACCATTGCTTCCCGCTCCGGCGGCGACCCCGACGGGAATCCTCGCCTGCGGCTGGCCATTGCCAAGGCTAAAGAAGCCAATATGCCGGGCGATACGATGAAGAAGGCCATCCAGCGCGGCACGGGAGAGCTTCCCGGCGTGACCTATGAAGAATTCGCGCTCGAAGGCTATGGGCCCGGCGGCACAGCCGTCTTTTTGGAAATCACCAGTGACAACCGGAACCGGACCGTAGCCGAGATTCGCAGCCTCTTTACCAAGAATCATGGGAACATGGCCGAAGCGGGGGCGGTGGCCTGGCAATTCCACAAGAAGGGTCTGATTACGATCGAGAAGGGCAAGGTGGATGAGGACACCCTTCTGACCCTGGCGCTTGATGCGGGGGCCGAAGATGTGAAAGTCGGTGAAAAGAACTTTGAAGTGATCACCGATTCGCACGATTTTGAAGCCGTCAAGAAAGCGCTGACCGATGCCAAGATCGAGTCGTCATCGGCGGAAATCACCTATATTCCGCAGAACACGGTCCATCTGGAAGAGAAAGATGCCGAGCAAATGCTCCGGCTGATGGAAGTCATGGACGAACATGACGATGTGCAAAAGGTTCACGCGAACTTCGACATTTCCGACGAGATAATGGAAAAGATCGCGGCAGCAGTAGCAGGATAA
- a CDS encoding PCP reductase family protein, with the protein MKFVCLNCETYMNFEKVEKPGEGSLGVFFGCPSCNAKFSMVTNPGETQMVSSLGVKLGGRTVAAEPFEMTRGTLKDEALAGAGQMGAYLNEKIQGGQPVASAAAPTAAKPGEKASGGCPFSAMVAEMGLTTGGKPGAAAPASSEFTWTADAKEKLDRLPAFVKPMVQSSVEAYARKNGFTSITLQVMDDSKNDSPNGMTWSREAEQRLDNIPDFIRPMARKEIERVAKERGLATITAQVMDETKDKFMKFM; encoded by the coding sequence ATGAAATTTGTCTGTTTGAACTGTGAAACCTATATGAATTTTGAAAAGGTCGAGAAGCCCGGTGAAGGCTCCCTTGGCGTCTTTTTCGGCTGCCCGTCCTGCAATGCCAAGTTTTCCATGGTAACCAATCCGGGCGAAACGCAAATGGTCAGTTCGCTGGGTGTGAAGTTGGGCGGGCGGACGGTTGCCGCCGAACCCTTCGAGATGACCAGAGGAACACTCAAGGATGAAGCTTTGGCCGGTGCCGGGCAGATGGGCGCCTATCTGAACGAGAAGATTCAAGGGGGGCAGCCGGTAGCTTCAGCGGCCGCTCCGACGGCTGCCAAGCCGGGCGAGAAAGCCAGCGGCGGCTGTCCCTTCTCCGCCATGGTTGCGGAAATGGGGCTGACGACCGGCGGCAAGCCAGGCGCGGCCGCTCCAGCCTCGTCGGAGTTTACCTGGACCGCCGACGCGAAAGAAAAGCTCGACCGGTTGCCGGCCTTTGTGAAGCCGATGGTGCAGAGCAGCGTCGAAGCCTATGCCAGGAAGAACGGATTCACGTCCATCACGCTCCAGGTCATGGATGACTCCAAGAACGATTCGCCCAACGGGATGACCTGGTCTCGCGAGGCGGAACAGCGGTTGGACAACATCCCCGATTTCATCCGGCCGATGGCCCGAAAGGAAATCGAACGGGTGGCTAAAGAGCGTGGCTTGGCTACGATTACGGCCCAAGTGATGGACGAGACCAAAGACAAGTTCATGAAGTTTATGTAA
- a CDS encoding Rrf2 family transcriptional regulator — MRVSHRTTYGILAAVDLAMNGSSEPIQARSIAKRQSIPVRFLEQVLHAMKKAGLVDSIRGAQGGYLLLKNPAELSVADILEALDGPVLHGGGLDGHVPQKRESRQHLLLGQVWEQVEQAERAVLEAITVEQLVERQRALDQQQNPMYHI; from the coding sequence ATGAGGGTCTCGCATCGCACAACCTACGGAATTTTGGCAGCTGTTGACCTGGCTATGAACGGGAGCAGTGAGCCGATTCAGGCGCGGTCGATTGCAAAACGGCAATCGATTCCCGTCCGATTTCTTGAGCAGGTTCTGCACGCGATGAAAAAGGCCGGTCTTGTGGACAGCATTCGCGGCGCGCAGGGCGGGTACCTGTTATTAAAAAATCCTGCCGAGTTGTCCGTGGCCGACATTCTTGAAGCGCTCGACGGGCCGGTACTCCATGGAGGGGGGCTCGACGGACATGTTCCGCAAAAACGGGAGAGCCGGCAGCATCTATTGCTCGGACAGGTCTGGGAGCAAGTGGAGCAGGCGGAACGTGCGGTGCTGGAAGCGATTACGGTAGAGCAACTGGTTGAGCGGCAACGGGCACTCGATCAGCAGCAAAACCCGATGTACCACATTTAG
- the ruvA gene encoding Holliday junction branch migration protein RuvA, producing MIALLTGRLAFKAPTHLALDVQGVGYEVFVPLSTFYNLPDLNQTVSLSIHTHVREDAIQLFGFVTQQEKDAFVLLTSVSGIGPKSALGILSALPVADLVSAIQSGDVDKLETVPGVGKKTAGRIVLELKDKALKLHPALAAASEVVPAGQDPTFDDALSALTNLGYRAQDAKDALKRVRKSSVESHSLQELIRETLKDLARG from the coding sequence ATGATCGCCTTATTGACAGGCCGACTGGCCTTTAAGGCGCCGACGCACCTGGCCCTTGATGTCCAGGGAGTCGGCTACGAAGTCTTCGTTCCTCTCAGCACCTTTTATAACCTGCCCGATCTCAATCAGACCGTCTCGCTGAGCATCCACACGCATGTCCGTGAGGATGCCATCCAGTTGTTCGGGTTTGTCACGCAACAGGAAAAAGACGCCTTCGTCCTGCTGACAAGCGTATCCGGGATCGGTCCGAAGTCGGCCTTGGGCATCCTTTCAGCGCTTCCTGTGGCCGATCTTGTCTCAGCGATTCAATCAGGGGACGTCGACAAGCTGGAAACCGTGCCGGGGGTCGGGAAAAAAACTGCGGGCCGGATTGTGCTGGAGCTCAAAGACAAAGCGTTGAAGCTGCACCCCGCCTTGGCGGCCGCCTCCGAGGTTGTGCCTGCCGGTCAAGATCCTACATTTGACGATGCCCTCTCTGCATTGACGAATCTCGGATACCGGGCTCAGGATGCCAAAGACGCGTTGAAGCGGGTGCGGAAATCGAGCGTGGAATCGCACAGCTTGCAGGAGCTGATCCGTGAGACCTTGAAAGATCTAGCAAGGGGGTAA